One part of the Ochotona princeps isolate mOchPri1 chromosome 3, mOchPri1.hap1, whole genome shotgun sequence genome encodes these proteins:
- the ITGB2 gene encoding integrin beta-2, with amino-acid sequence MLGWRPLLPALMALLPLGFVLPQECTKYKVSNCRECVQSGPGCAWCQKLNFTAPGEPDSSRCDTREQLRAKGCQADDIVDPRSLAELEQLGDQRQQLSPQKVTLFLRPGQAAVFNVTFRRAKGYPIDLYYLMDLSYSMLDDLINVKKLGGDLLRALNEITESGRIGFGSFVDKTVLPFVNTHPEKLKNPCPNKEKACQAPFAFRHVLKLTSNSDQFQTEVGKQLISGNLDAPEGGLDAMMQVAACPEEIGWRNVTRLLVYATDDGFHFAGDGKLGAILTPSDGHCHLEDNMYRRSNEFDYPSVGQLAHKLAESNIQPIFAVTKNMVKTYEKLTEIIPKSAVGELSEDSSNVVQLIKDAYSKLSSRVFLDHSALPDTLKVTYDSFCSNGVSLMGQRRGDCDGVQINVPVTFQVKVTATECIQEQSFVIRALGFSDTVTVQVLPLCECRCHDQSRERGLCGGKGSMECGVCRCDAGYIGKSCECQTQGRSSQELEGSCRKDNSSIICSGFGDCICGQCVCHTSDDPNKKIFGRYCECDNMNCERYNGQVCGGPKRGECSCGQCHCFRDFEGSACQCKKSTEGCLDTQGVVCSGRGRCVCNVCQCDDSYQLPLCQDCLACTSPCGQHISCVECLKFGKGPLEKNCSEACGNLKLMDKPIKGKPCKEQDSEGCWMNFTMRQLYGKNNYEVHVLDDRECVEGPNVAAIVGGTVVGVVLIGVLLLVIWKALTHLSDLREYRRFEKEKLKSQWNNDNPLFKSATTTVMNPKFAES; translated from the exons ATGCTGGGCTGGCGCCCCCTGCTGCCCGCCCTGATGGCGCTGCTGCCCCTGGGGTTTG TCCTTCCACAGGAGTGCACCAAGTACAAGGTCAGCAATTGTCGAGAGTGCGTGCAGTCGGGCCCTGGCTGCGCCTGGTGCCAGAAGCTG AACTTCACAGCGCCAGGGGAACCCGACTCCAGCCGCTGTGACACCCGGGAGCAGCTGCGAGCCAAGGGCTGCCAGGCCGATGACATCGTGGACCCCCGGAGCCTGGccgagctggagcagctgggagaccagAGGCAGCAGCTCTCCCCACAGAAAGTGACCCTCTTCCTCAGACCAG GCCAGGCAGCCGTGTTCAACGTGACCTTCCGCCGGGCCAAGGGGTACCCCATCGACCTCTACTACCTGATGGACCTGTCCTACTCCATGCTGGACGACCTCATCAACGTTAAGAAGCTGGGCGGCGACCTGCTCCGTGCCCTCAACGAAATTACCGAGTCCGGCCGCATCG GCTTCGGGTCCTTTGTGGATAAGACAGTGCTGCCCTTTGTCAACACGCACCCGGAGAAGCTCAAGAACCCGTGCCCCAACAAGGAGAAGGCGTGCCAGGCGCCGTTCGCCTTCCGGCACGTGCTGAAGCTGACCAGCAACTCTGACCAGTTCCAGACCGAGGTTGGCAAGCAGCTGATCTCCGGGAACCTGGATGCCCCTGAGGGCGGGCTCGACGCCATGATGCAGGTCGCCGCGTGCCCG GAGGAAATCGGCTGGCGCAACGTCACGCGGCTGCTGGTGTACGCCACTGATGACGGCTTCCACTTCGCTGGGGATGGGAAGCTGGGGGCCATCCTGACCCCCAGCGACGGCCACTGCCACCTGGAGGACAACATGTACCGGCGCAGCAACGAATTC GACTACCCATCGGTGGGGCAGCTGGCGCACAAGCTGGCGGAGAGCAACATCCAGCCCATCTTTGCAGTGACCAAGAATATGGTCAAGACCTATGAG AAGCTCACAGAAATCATCCCCAAGTCCGCAGTCGGGGAGCTGTCTGAGGACTCCAGCAACGTGGTGCAGCTCATCAAGGACGCCTACAGC AAACTGTCCTCCCGAGTCTTCCTGGACCACAGCGCCCTCCCCGATACCCTGAAGGTCACCTACGACTCCTTCTGTAGTAACGGAGTGTCACTCATGGGCCAGCGCCGGGGGGATTGTGACGGCGTGCAGATCAACGTCCCG GTCACATTCCAGGTCAAGGTTACGGCCACCGAGTGCATCCAGGAGCAGTCCTTCGTGATCCGGGCGCTGGGCTTCTCGGACACGGTCACGGTGCAGGTCCTTCCCCTGTGCGAGTGTCGGTGCCACGACCAGAGCCGCGAGCGTGGCCTCTGTGGGGGCAAGGGCTCCATGGAGTGTGGCGTCTGCAG GTGTGATGCTGGCTACATCGGCAAGAGCTGCGAGTGCCAGACGCAGggccgcagcagccaggagctggagggaagctGCCGGAAGGACAACAGCTCCATCATCTGCTCGGGCTTTGGAGACTGCATCTGTGGGCAGTGCGTGTGCCACACCAGCGATGACCCCAACAAGAAGATCTTCGGGCGGTATTGCGAGTGCGACAACATGAACTGTGAGCGCTACAACGGCCAAGTCTGCGGAGGTCCGA aaAGGGGGGAATGCTCCTGCGGCCAGTGCCACTGCTTCAGGGACTTCGAGGGCTCAGCGTGTCAGTGCAAGAAGTCCACGGAGGGCTGCCTGGACACGCAGGGCGTGGTGTGCAGCGGCCGTGGGCGGTGCGTGTGCAATGTGTGCCAGTGTGACGACTCCTACCAGCTGCCACTGTGCCAGGATTGCCTGGCCTGCACCTCACCTTGTGGCCAGCACAT CTCCTGCGTCGAGTGCCTGAAGTTCGGCAAGGGCCCCCTGGAGAAGAATTGCAGTGAGGCGTGCGGGAACCTGAAGCTGATGGACAAACCCATCAAAGGCAAGCCGTGCAAAGAGCAGGACTCGGAGGGCTGCTGGATGAACTTCACCATGCGCCAGCTCTACGGGAAGAACAACTACGAAGTCCACGTGTTGGATGACCGAG AGTGTGTGGAGGGCCCCAACGTTGCCGCCATCGTCGGGGGCACTGTGGTGGGCGTGGTGCTCATCGGCGTCCTCCTGCTGGTCATCTGGAAGGCCCTGACGCACCTGAGTGACCTCCGAGAGTACAGGCGCTTTGAGAAGGAGAAGCTTAAGTCACAGTGGAACAAT GATAATCCCCTCTTCAAGAGTGCCACCACAACAGTCATGAACCCCAAGTTTGCTGAGAGCTAG